A section of the Quatrionicoccus australiensis genome encodes:
- a CDS encoding ankyrin repeat domain-containing protein, which yields MQSANSLFSLCLAVSLLFSGPLAAGELQASSADQPIHDAARAGSGQAVSALLKAQPASRDARTAVGSTPLHLAATNPDLSAIKALIAAGADCNARDLDGLTPLHMAAYTQNARQAQLLLECGADPYAKTNAGRDPTSMARKTMSNEVAGVISLWLLKGCVAGKPC from the coding sequence ATGCAAAGCGCAAACTCCCTGTTCTCGCTGTGTCTCGCTGTTTCCCTGCTTTTCTCCGGACCGCTGGCCGCCGGCGAATTGCAGGCCAGTTCGGCCGACCAGCCGATCCACGATGCGGCGCGTGCCGGCTCGGGCCAGGCGGTCAGCGCCCTGCTCAAAGCCCAGCCGGCCAGCCGCGACGCGCGCACCGCGGTGGGCTCGACGCCCCTGCACCTGGCGGCGACCAATCCCGACCTCAGCGCGATCAAGGCGCTGATCGCCGCCGGCGCCGACTGCAATGCGCGCGATCTCGACGGCCTGACCCCGTTGCACATGGCGGCCTATACGCAGAATGCGCGTCAGGCCCAGTTGCTGCTCGAATGCGGCGCCGACCCCTATGCCAAGACCAATGCCGGGCGCGATCCGACCTCGATGGCGCGCAAGACGATGTCGAACGAAGTGGCCGGCGTGATTTCGCTGTGGCTGCTCAAAGGCTGCGTTGCCGGCAAGCCGTGCTGA
- a CDS encoding glutaredoxin family protein, with protein MLPICPHCGHARTANAEVPDWQCPACGRAYVKVDAHLSPAERRQYGRIEVPESGGGGKWLLLLLVFGALLWFTRPLWQARVKPPEMIAAIGQPAVHLYATDWCGYCKASREFFRANGIRYTEHDIEKSSEALSAHQKLGGNGVPLIVVGDDVVNGYNEDRLRQLLQPWIKG; from the coding sequence ATGCTCCCGATTTGTCCCCATTGCGGCCATGCCCGCACCGCCAATGCCGAGGTGCCCGACTGGCAGTGTCCGGCTTGTGGCAGGGCCTACGTCAAGGTCGACGCGCATCTGTCTCCGGCTGAGCGGCGCCAGTACGGCCGCATCGAGGTGCCGGAAAGCGGTGGCGGCGGCAAATGGCTGTTGTTGCTGCTGGTTTTCGGCGCCTTGCTGTGGTTTACCCGTCCGCTCTGGCAGGCGCGGGTCAAGCCGCCGGAGATGATCGCGGCCATCGGCCAACCCGCGGTGCATCTCTACGCGACCGACTGGTGCGGCTACTGCAAGGCGAGTCGCGAATTTTTCCGCGCCAACGGCATCCGCTATACCGAACATGACATCGAAAAAAGCTCGGAGGCGCTCAGTGCCCACCAGAAACTGGGCGGCAATGGCGTGCCGCTGATCGTGGTCGGCGACGACGTGGTCAACGGCTACAACGAAGACCGCCTGCGCCAGTTGCTGCAGCCCTGGATCAAGGGCTGA
- a CDS encoding LytR/AlgR family response regulator transcription factor, with translation MPSKNPLKILIVDDEPLARARLRELLGDIAGQLPSQVVGEAVNGLAALDFLRENPVDVVLADIRMPGMDGIELAGHLGALAKPPAIIFTTAYDNYAVQAFDLNAVDYLLKPVRAQRLLTALHKVAAAPPLNPELLGSIGQAVRGGGRTHLACQERGRLLLVPVAEVLYFKADLKYVTARTVEREYLLDEALTHLETEYAERFIRLHRAVLVARSALAGFEKAAGDDAEAYGWALLRGVPEKLPVSRRQWAPAKALVKSA, from the coding sequence ATGCCGTCAAAAAATCCGCTGAAAATCCTCATCGTCGACGACGAGCCGCTGGCCCGCGCCCGCCTGCGCGAGCTGCTCGGCGACATCGCCGGGCAGTTGCCGAGCCAGGTGGTCGGCGAAGCGGTCAACGGCCTCGCTGCCCTCGATTTCCTGCGCGAGAACCCGGTCGACGTGGTGCTCGCCGACATCCGCATGCCGGGCATGGACGGCATCGAGCTGGCCGGCCATCTCGGCGCCCTGGCCAAACCGCCGGCGATCATCTTCACCACCGCCTACGACAATTACGCGGTGCAGGCCTTCGATCTCAATGCCGTCGATTACCTGCTCAAGCCGGTGCGCGCGCAGCGCCTGCTCACCGCGCTGCACAAGGTCGCCGCCGCGCCGCCGCTCAACCCCGAATTGCTCGGCAGCATCGGCCAGGCCGTGCGCGGCGGCGGGCGTACCCATCTCGCCTGCCAGGAGCGCGGCCGCCTGCTGCTGGTGCCGGTTGCCGAAGTGCTCTACTTCAAGGCCGATCTGAAATACGTCACGGCGCGCACGGTCGAGCGTGAATATCTGCTCGACGAGGCGCTGACCCATCTCGAAACCGAATACGCCGAGCGTTTCATCCGCCTGCACCGCGCCGTGCTGGTTGCCCGTTCGGCCCTGGCCGGTTTTGAAAAGGCGGCCGGCGACGATGCCGAAGCCTACGGCTGGGCCTTGTTGCGCGGCGTCCCGGAAAAGCTGCCGGTCAGCCGCCGGCAATGGGCGCCGGCCAAGGCGCTGGTCAAGAGCGCCTGA
- a CDS encoding response regulator produces MAKTILIVDDSASLRQVVSISLKGAGYDVIEACDGVDGLKKLDGRKIHLIISDVNMPNMDGITFVKESKQLPAYKFTPVIMLTTEAGDTKKQAGQAAGAKAWVVKPFQPAQMLAAVGKLILP; encoded by the coding sequence ATGGCAAAAACCATTCTTATCGTCGATGACTCCGCCTCGCTGCGCCAGGTCGTCAGCATTTCCCTCAAGGGCGCCGGTTACGACGTCATCGAAGCCTGTGACGGCGTCGACGGCCTGAAGAAACTCGACGGTCGCAAGATCCACCTGATCATCAGCGACGTGAACATGCCGAACATGGACGGCATCACCTTCGTCAAGGAAAGCAAGCAATTGCCGGCCTACAAATTCACGCCGGTGATCATGCTTACCACGGAAGCCGGCGACACCAAGAAACAGGCCGGTCAGGCGGCCGGGGCGAAAGCCTGGGTGGTCAAGCCTTTCCAGCCGGCCCAGATGCTTGCCGCGGTCGGCAAGCTGATCCTGCCCTGA
- a CDS encoding NAD(P)/FAD-dependent oxidoreductase: MQRRQLLKAGLGLAALAATPLARASSGRVLIVGGGWGGLAAARQLRQLVPALEVVMVERNAEFRSLPLSNRWLVGLAGNEPLVYDYAAAASRHGYRFLQAEVIAIERERRQVVTRTETLDYDWLVLAAGIREDFTSWFGADAAAASHTRQHFGSAFTGGDELLRLKARLQNFTGGDLVMTIPPMPYRCPPAPYERAVMLAWWLKEKRIKGRLLVLDPNQPALAFDRVFRDSYSEQISYFPQARINTLDPYQKRLTTDFETIDFADAILAPPQQAADIAWQAGLVAPGKDGKTSGWAAQDPVHLHIPGDERVFLVGDMVDKASPLFGFYPKTGQIAARQGAIAAQEIAARAAGLAPGQSLPSSSCYVVRRVSPLEISRIDTDFRFRADGLIQQTVKQTHFAQAEDEDRRWATAMFGELGL, from the coding sequence GTGCAGCGGCGTCAGCTTCTCAAAGCCGGCCTTGGTCTTGCCGCGCTGGCGGCAACGCCGCTGGCGCGCGCCAGCTCCGGGCGCGTACTCATCGTCGGCGGCGGCTGGGGCGGCCTCGCCGCAGCCCGGCAATTGCGCCAACTGGTGCCGGCGCTCGAAGTCGTCATGGTCGAGCGCAACGCCGAGTTCCGCTCGCTACCGCTTTCCAACCGCTGGCTGGTCGGCCTCGCCGGCAATGAGCCGCTGGTCTACGACTACGCGGCCGCCGCCAGCCGCCACGGCTATCGCTTCCTGCAGGCCGAGGTGATCGCCATCGAGCGCGAGCGGCGCCAGGTCGTCACCCGCACCGAGACGCTCGACTACGACTGGCTGGTGCTCGCCGCCGGCATCCGCGAGGATTTCACGAGCTGGTTCGGCGCCGATGCTGCCGCCGCCAGCCATACCCGCCAGCATTTCGGTTCGGCCTTCACCGGCGGCGACGAACTGCTGCGCCTCAAGGCGCGCCTGCAAAACTTCACGGGCGGCGACCTGGTGATGACCATCCCGCCCATGCCCTACCGCTGCCCGCCGGCGCCTTACGAGCGCGCCGTGATGCTTGCCTGGTGGCTCAAGGAAAAGCGCATCAAGGGCCGCCTGCTGGTGCTCGACCCGAACCAGCCAGCGCTCGCCTTCGACCGCGTCTTCCGCGACAGTTACAGCGAGCAGATCAGCTATTTCCCGCAGGCGCGGATCAATACGCTCGACCCCTACCAAAAACGCCTGACCACCGATTTCGAGACCATCGACTTCGCCGACGCCATCCTCGCGCCGCCGCAGCAGGCGGCCGACATTGCCTGGCAAGCCGGCCTGGTCGCTCCGGGCAAGGACGGCAAGACGAGCGGCTGGGCGGCACAGGACCCGGTGCACCTGCACATCCCCGGCGACGAGCGCGTCTTCCTGGTCGGCGACATGGTGGACAAGGCTTCGCCGCTGTTCGGCTTCTACCCGAAGACCGGCCAGATCGCGGCGCGCCAGGGCGCCATCGCAGCACAGGAAATCGCGGCGCGGGCCGCCGGCCTGGCGCCGGGCCAGAGCCTGCCGTCAAGCAGTTGCTATGTCGTGCGCCGGGTCAGCCCGCTCGAGATCAGCCGCATCGACACCGACTTCCGCTTCCGCGCCGACGGCCTGATCCAGCAGACGGTCAAGCAGACCCACTTCGCGCAGGCCGAGGATGAAGACCGACGCTGGGCGACGGCAATGTTCGGCGAACTCGGTCTGTAG
- a CDS encoding STAS domain-containing protein has translation MNESAQSGRQIFINGELTIYTASEWRDKLVNEMTGNDDIQLELAEVSEIDSAGLQLLLAVQRQAAGEGRQLQFGQCSSVVRALLDFAQLMQSLNVNMQNLGQGEQP, from the coding sequence ATGAACGAGTCTGCCCAGAGCGGCCGCCAAATTTTCATCAACGGCGAGCTGACCATATACACCGCCAGCGAATGGCGGGACAAGCTGGTCAATGAAATGACCGGCAATGACGACATCCAGCTCGAACTTGCCGAAGTCAGCGAAATCGACAGCGCCGGTCTGCAACTCTTGCTGGCGGTACAGCGCCAGGCCGCCGGGGAAGGACGTCAGTTGCAATTCGGCCAGTGCAGCTCGGTCGTTCGCGCCCTGCTCGACTTTGCCCAGCTGATGCAGTCCCTGAACGTGAACATGCAAAACCTCGGCCAAGGGGAACAGCCATGA
- a CDS encoding OsmC family protein, translating into MYATVVDSTPRIKVTTSKYEADYALDGSLMNPLEAFYASLAACAAVFAKKACKGLGISAAGIEINCKPFAGPGGPLTLAKFKTEVRFPEGFTAEQKAAVLESIVHCAVKEVVADGPNIDFQVEEV; encoded by the coding sequence ATGTACGCCACCGTTGTCGACAGCACCCCGCGCATCAAGGTCACCACCAGCAAGTACGAGGCCGACTATGCCCTCGACGGCTCGCTGATGAATCCGCTGGAAGCCTTCTACGCCTCGCTCGCCGCCTGCGCCGCCGTGTTTGCCAAGAAGGCCTGCAAGGGCCTCGGCATTTCCGCCGCCGGCATCGAGATCAACTGCAAGCCCTTCGCCGGCCCCGGCGGCCCGCTGACCCTGGCCAAGTTCAAGACCGAAGTACGCTTCCCGGAAGGCTTCACGGCCGAGCAGAAAGCCGCAGTGCTCGAAAGCATCGTGCACTGCGCCGTCAAGGAAGTGGTTGCCGACGGCCCGAACATCGACTTCCAGGTCGAAGAGGTCTGA
- a CDS encoding methyl-accepting chemotaxis protein, producing MSDKTVPSLTRAMTFSLALPTLAGCLSSVLRDGFSGSMLLSVGAILLAATIGLFWLRHGEKSARRTWSEQATAATQEALDTAATRRLQGLDHLCTQVLPLWASQIDIVHAQTEESITALSNRFADLSGRIQSTVSAVRSDAGVDMVSLLASSEAELNGIISDLQGTLANKDILLQQMRELSGMTSQLESMARGVGEIAKQTNLLALNAAIEAARAGEAGRGFAVVADEVRKLSSLSGDTGRKIAETVAIVNHSISTTLDTSQQYAEQELKLLSNSGQHIGDVVARFRDAADVLVANSNTLTREGEHIGQEIGEVLVALQFQDRVGQVLDHVRTDLRRLEERVHDAARAAAAGHPAGEVDSAAWLAEMAEKFTTPEQHQLQHSGAKPAAADEITFF from the coding sequence ATGAGCGACAAGACAGTGCCATCACTGACCCGGGCGATGACGTTTTCCCTCGCCTTGCCGACGCTGGCCGGCTGCCTGAGCAGCGTTCTGCGCGATGGCTTTTCCGGCAGCATGCTGCTCAGCGTCGGCGCGATTCTGCTGGCTGCGACTATCGGCCTGTTCTGGCTGCGACACGGCGAAAAATCGGCCCGGCGCACCTGGTCTGAGCAAGCCACGGCCGCGACGCAAGAAGCACTCGATACGGCGGCAACCCGACGCCTGCAAGGCCTTGATCACTTGTGCACGCAGGTGCTGCCGCTGTGGGCCAGCCAGATCGATATCGTGCATGCCCAGACCGAGGAATCGATCACCGCCCTGAGCAATCGCTTTGCCGATCTTTCCGGGCGCATCCAGAGTACGGTCAGCGCGGTGCGTTCGGACGCCGGCGTCGACATGGTCAGTCTGCTGGCCAGCAGCGAGGCCGAACTCAACGGCATCATCTCCGACCTGCAGGGCACGCTGGCCAACAAGGACATCCTGCTGCAGCAGATGCGCGAATTGTCCGGCATGACCAGCCAACTCGAATCGATGGCCCGCGGTGTCGGCGAAATTGCCAAGCAGACCAATCTGCTGGCCCTCAACGCGGCCATCGAAGCCGCCCGGGCAGGCGAGGCCGGACGCGGCTTTGCGGTCGTTGCCGATGAAGTCCGCAAGCTGTCATCCCTGTCTGGCGATACCGGTCGCAAAATCGCCGAAACGGTTGCCATCGTGAATCACAGCATCAGCACCACGCTTGATACCTCGCAGCAGTACGCCGAGCAGGAACTCAAGCTGCTCAGCAACTCCGGCCAGCATATCGGCGATGTCGTGGCACGTTTTCGCGATGCGGCTGATGTGCTGGTGGCCAACTCGAATACGCTGACCCGCGAGGGTGAGCATATCGGCCAGGAAATCGGTGAAGTCCTGGTCGCCCTGCAATTCCAGGACCGCGTCGGCCAGGTGCTCGACCATGTCCGCACCGATCTGCGCCGCCTCGAAGAGCGCGTACATGATGCGGCACGCGCGGCAGCCGCCGGCCACCCTGCCGGCGAAGTCGACAGCGCGGCATGGCTGGCCGAGATGGCCGAAAAATTCACCACCCCCGAACAGCATCAACTCCAGCACAGCGGCGCCAAGCCCGCCGCTGCCGACGAAATCACCTTTTTCTGA
- a CDS encoding DUF411 domain-containing protein yields MLQRLCLVLCLLAAQSVFAADPVDRPEIEIFMPSPCLACIDWGAYLADNGFRVSYKETADMAAVKKRWRVPAALQSTHTAVIAGYFVEGHAHAEDIQELLRERPKARGITVPGWPRGAPGRELSNPTCETACTTLDNTGGEREVRRELYETLLVKPDGSTRTWARH; encoded by the coding sequence ATGCTGCAACGACTTTGCCTTGTCTTGTGCCTGCTCGCCGCGCAGTCGGTGTTCGCCGCCGATCCGGTCGACCGTCCGGAAATCGAGATTTTCATGCCTTCACCCTGCCTGGCCTGCATCGACTGGGGCGCCTACCTGGCCGACAACGGTTTCCGCGTGAGCTACAAGGAGACGGCCGACATGGCCGCGGTCAAGAAGCGCTGGCGCGTGCCGGCGGCGTTGCAATCGACGCATACGGCGGTGATCGCCGGCTATTTCGTCGAAGGCCACGCGCATGCCGAGGATATCCAGGAACTATTGCGCGAGCGCCCCAAGGCGCGCGGCATCACAGTGCCGGGTTGGCCGCGCGGCGCGCCCGGGCGCGAGCTGTCGAACCCGACCTGCGAAACGGCATGCACGACGCTGGACAACACCGGCGGCGAGCGCGAAGTGCGCCGCGAGCTCTACGAAACCCTGCTCGTCAAGCCGGATGGCTCAACCCGCACCTGGGCCCGGCACTAG
- a CDS encoding MerR family transcriptional regulator: MTNKPAIPATCSTSEAAKILGISVRAAQLWVENGMLQAWKTPGGHRRILRSSLALIVEQQKMAADQGTGEALSILIIETAQSEREYLGEALLAAFPNSKIQLSATAFESLLSLGEKTPDVLIANLDTLDAVSLQQHDRASGTSLLAGTLLIALAPDHAAMAELRRQLPSEFILLGKPPAQDELQRLIRAFIQGRQNHRRKA; this comes from the coding sequence ATGACAAACAAACCTGCCATTCCTGCCACCTGCTCCACCAGCGAAGCCGCCAAGATACTCGGCATCAGCGTACGCGCCGCCCAGCTGTGGGTCGAAAACGGCATGCTGCAAGCCTGGAAAACCCCGGGCGGGCACCGCCGCATCCTGCGCAGTTCACTTGCCCTGATCGTCGAGCAGCAGAAAATGGCGGCCGACCAGGGAACGGGAGAAGCACTTTCCATCCTGATCATTGAAACCGCGCAGAGCGAACGCGAGTATCTCGGCGAAGCACTGCTCGCCGCTTTCCCGAACAGCAAGATCCAGCTTTCGGCAACGGCCTTCGAAAGTCTGCTCAGCCTCGGCGAAAAAACGCCGGATGTCCTGATCGCCAATCTCGACACCCTCGATGCCGTGAGCCTGCAGCAGCACGATCGTGCGTCAGGCACCTCCCTTCTCGCCGGCACCCTGCTCATTGCCCTTGCCCCCGATCACGCCGCAATGGCCGAGCTGCGCCGGCAATTGCCGAGCGAGTTCATCCTGCTCGGCAAGCCGCCCGCCCAAGATGAACTGCAACGTTTGATCCGCGCTTTTATCCAGGGGCGCCAAAACCATCGGAGAAAAGCATGA
- the argH gene encoding argininosuccinate lyase, translated as MTSNATQYTWAGRFSEPVSDLVKRYTASVDFDQRMWRQDIRGSLAHARMLAKQGIIAAADLADIERGMAIVTEEIESGKFEWSLDLEDVHLNIEKRLTALVGDAGKRLHTGRSRNDQVATDIRLYLRDSIDDILVLIKAFRSALVDLAEKEAATPMPGFTHLQVAQPVTFGHHMLAYFEMFGRDAERYADCRKRVARLPLGAAALAGTTYPIDREYVAEQLGFEGVCENSLDAVSDRDFAIEFTSACALLMMHISRLSEELVMWMSPRVGFIQIADRFCTGSSIMPQKKNPDVPELARGKTGRVYGQLMSLLTLMKSQPLAYNKDNQEDKEPLFDAVDTVTDTLRIFADMAGGITVRADNMKAALTQGFATATDLADYLVKKGLPFRDAHEAVGHAVKAAEQKGVDLPQLSLEELRAFCPQVENDVFAVLTVEGSLASRNHIGGTAPNQVRAAIARARARLA; from the coding sequence ATGACTTCCAACGCCACGCAATACACCTGGGCCGGCCGTTTCTCCGAACCGGTTTCCGATCTCGTCAAACGTTATACCGCTTCCGTCGACTTCGACCAGCGCATGTGGCGTCAGGACATCCGCGGCTCGCTGGCGCACGCCCGCATGCTCGCCAAGCAGGGCATCATCGCCGCGGCCGACCTGGCCGACATCGAGCGCGGCATGGCGATCGTCACCGAGGAAATCGAATCGGGCAAGTTCGAATGGTCGCTCGACCTCGAAGACGTGCATCTGAATATCGAAAAGCGCCTCACCGCGCTCGTTGGCGATGCCGGCAAGCGCCTGCATACCGGCCGTTCGCGCAACGACCAGGTGGCCACCGACATTCGCCTCTACCTGCGCGATTCGATCGACGACATCCTGGTCCTGATCAAGGCCTTCCGCTCGGCCCTGGTCGATCTGGCCGAGAAGGAAGCAGCAACGCCGATGCCCGGCTTCACGCACCTGCAGGTCGCGCAACCGGTGACTTTCGGCCACCACATGCTGGCCTATTTCGAGATGTTCGGCCGCGATGCCGAGCGCTACGCCGACTGCCGCAAGCGCGTTGCCCGCCTGCCGCTCGGTGCCGCCGCGCTGGCCGGTACGACCTACCCGATCGACCGCGAATATGTCGCCGAACAGCTCGGCTTCGAGGGTGTCTGCGAAAATTCGCTGGACGCCGTCTCGGATCGCGATTTCGCCATCGAATTCACCTCGGCCTGCGCCCTGCTGATGATGCACATCAGCCGCCTGTCGGAAGAACTGGTGATGTGGATGAGCCCGCGCGTCGGCTTCATCCAGATCGCCGACCGCTTCTGCACCGGCTCGTCGATCATGCCGCAGAAGAAGAATCCGGACGTGCCGGAACTGGCCCGTGGCAAGACCGGTCGCGTCTATGGCCAGCTGATGTCGCTGCTGACCCTGATGAAGTCGCAGCCGCTGGCCTACAACAAGGACAACCAGGAAGATAAAGAGCCGCTGTTCGACGCCGTCGACACCGTCACCGACACGCTGCGCATCTTCGCCGACATGGCCGGCGGCATCACGGTGCGCGCCGACAACATGAAAGCCGCGCTGACCCAGGGCTTCGCCACCGCCACCGACCTCGCCGACTACCTGGTCAAGAAGGGCCTGCCCTTCCGCGACGCGCACGAAGCGGTCGGCCACGCCGTCAAGGCCGCCGAACAGAAAGGCGTCGACCTGCCGCAACTGAGCCTGGAAGAACTGCGCGCTTTCTGCCCGCAAGTGGAAAACGACGTTTTTGCAGTGTTGACCGTCGAGGGCTCGCTCGCCTCGCGCAACCATATCGGCGGCACCGCACCGAACCAGGTCCGGGCCGCCATCGCCCGCGCCCGCGCCCGTCTGGCCTGA
- a CDS encoding sensor histidine kinase produces MTSIRHFPATHPLPDWRNFGVMLRVLLGINGLALLAALVMATDIAGWPGRFIELTAAVEPLLLIGLASLAFLRDVLWRLPLRLGQFLVLALVGGLTGGLFIYWQSLMLSEGGSPGRAILLALAATALLLLYFELRARAFSPAQSEARLAALNARIRPHFLFNSLNAVLSLIRARPQQAEAALESLSDLFRAAMRDPGELVSLADEIALGKQYLELEYLRLGERLAVDWQIGAVSLDLPIPPLMLQPLLENAVYHGIEPAPEGGTVRIGLEQRGDELHISIANPTVGQTAHAAGNHMALANIRERLALYYDLEARLEIEVGDHRYEVRIVLPCRQKIR; encoded by the coding sequence ATGACAAGTATACGGCACTTTCCCGCGACTCACCCCCTGCCCGACTGGCGCAATTTCGGGGTCATGTTGCGCGTGCTGCTCGGCATCAATGGCCTGGCGCTGCTCGCCGCGCTCGTCATGGCCACCGATATCGCCGGCTGGCCGGGGCGTTTTATCGAACTGACGGCGGCCGTCGAGCCCTTGCTGCTGATCGGCCTGGCTTCGCTTGCCTTCCTGCGTGATGTGCTGTGGCGCCTGCCGCTACGGCTCGGGCAGTTTCTCGTTTTGGCCCTGGTCGGCGGGTTGACCGGTGGGCTGTTCATTTACTGGCAGTCATTGATGCTCAGCGAAGGCGGCAGTCCGGGCCGCGCCATCCTGCTTGCGCTGGCCGCCACGGCGCTGTTGCTGCTCTATTTCGAACTGCGTGCCCGCGCCTTTTCACCGGCGCAGAGCGAAGCCCGCCTGGCGGCGCTGAATGCACGCATCCGGCCGCATTTCCTGTTCAATTCCCTGAATGCGGTGCTGTCGTTAATTCGTGCCCGGCCGCAACAGGCCGAGGCGGCGCTCGAGTCGCTGTCTGACCTGTTTCGCGCCGCGATGCGTGATCCCGGCGAACTGGTCAGCCTGGCCGACGAGATTGCGCTCGGCAAGCAATACCTCGAACTCGAATACCTGCGCCTGGGCGAGCGCCTGGCGGTCGACTGGCAAATCGGGGCGGTTTCCCTGGATTTGCCGATTCCGCCGCTGATGCTGCAGCCCTTGCTGGAAAATGCCGTCTATCACGGCATCGAGCCGGCGCCGGAAGGCGGCACGGTACGCATAGGGCTGGAGCAGCGCGGTGACGAACTGCACATCAGCATTGCCAACCCGACCGTCGGTCAGACTGCGCATGCCGCCGGCAACCACATGGCGCTGGCCAATATCCGCGAACGCCTGGCCTTGTATTACGATCTCGAGGCCCGTCTCGAAATCGAGGTCGGCGATCATCGCTACGAGGTTCGCATCGTCCTGCCATGCCGTCAAAAAATCCGCTGA